In one window of Paraflavitalea soli DNA:
- a CDS encoding sugar phosphate isomerase/epimerase family protein, producing MKTIKGPGIFLAQFMGDKPPFNSLKSICQWAKGLGFIGVQIPTWDSRCIDLQKVAESKTFADEYRGTIEEAGMQITELSTHLQGQLVASHPAYDALFDGFAPKAVHNNPKARYEWAVQQLKWAAQASKNLGLNAHATFSGALLWPTVYPWPQRPAGLVETGFKELASRWLPILNHFDEHGVDLCYEIHPGEDLHDGISYEMFLEHTNNHSRACLLYDPSHFVLQCLDYLEYIDIYHERIRMFHVKDAEFNPTGRQGVYGGYQSWINRAGRFRSLGDGQVDFKSVFSKLTQYDYAGWAVMEWECCIKHPEDGAAEGAPFIKDHIIRVTEKAFDDFAGTGSDEKFNRSVLGL from the coding sequence ATGAAGACAATCAAAGGACCCGGTATTTTCCTCGCCCAGTTCATGGGTGATAAACCTCCTTTCAACTCCCTCAAATCCATTTGCCAGTGGGCAAAAGGACTGGGTTTCATTGGCGTGCAGATTCCCACCTGGGATAGCCGCTGTATCGACCTGCAGAAAGTAGCCGAAAGCAAAACCTTTGCTGACGAATACAGAGGCACCATAGAAGAGGCCGGTATGCAGATCACCGAACTGTCCACTCACCTCCAGGGCCAGCTCGTAGCCAGCCACCCCGCTTATGATGCCCTGTTTGATGGATTTGCCCCCAAAGCAGTCCACAACAATCCCAAAGCGAGGTACGAATGGGCTGTACAACAATTGAAATGGGCTGCACAGGCTTCTAAGAACCTGGGCCTCAATGCCCACGCTACTTTCAGCGGCGCCCTGCTCTGGCCCACCGTTTATCCCTGGCCACAGCGCCCCGCAGGCCTGGTAGAAACCGGTTTCAAAGAACTGGCAAGCCGCTGGCTACCCATCCTCAACCACTTCGATGAGCATGGAGTAGACCTTTGTTATGAAATACATCCCGGCGAAGACCTGCACGATGGCATTTCTTATGAAATGTTCCTGGAGCATACCAACAACCACTCCAGGGCATGCCTCTTGTACGATCCTTCCCATTTTGTATTGCAATGCCTCGACTACCTCGAATACATTGATATCTACCATGAGCGCATCCGCATGTTCCATGTAAAAGATGCAGAGTTCAACCCCACCGGCAGACAGGGTGTTTATGGCGGATACCAGTCATGGATCAACCGGGCTGGCCGCTTCCGTTCCCTGGGCGATGGGCAGGTAGACTTTAAGTCTGTATTCAGTAAGCTCACCCAATATGATTATGCCGGCTGGGCAGTCATGGAATGGGAATGCTGTATCAAACATCCGGAAGATGGCGCCGCTGAAGGAGCCCCCTTTATCAAGGACCATATTATCCGCGTTACCGAAAAAGCATTCGATGATTTCGCAGGCACTGGAAGCGATGAAAAATTTAATCGC